The DNA sequence GAAGTGGGAACAATTACTTCAAAAAAGGACTGACGCAAATAATTCCCTCACCGTGTAAGTGGAGTTTCCATCTTCTACATCGTTCCTTGCGCCCTGGAAAGAGAAATTAAAGATTTATATTGTGACGTTTAACCTTGCGCTCGACAATTGTATTCTGTCTCTCCACGTGTAAACCCGAGTGTATCAATCTTCACATTCATTGCTGCTCGGACGCGACCCATCACATTACTTATCTTCTTATCTTTGAAACAATGACTGAGATcatgaacataatacaaagatCCAACCTGTTCATCCCTTGAGAGATTTTCATAAGTTCCCGATGCGTTCACGGTGTTTGTATCCACGGTGCCTGCGGGAACAGTACAGACACGTCACAGCGGTGAAGAGCATCATGGGCCGTTGTTCATACAGCGGATGTCAATCCGGACAGAAAACAAAATGCCAGCGACAGCATGAACTACTTTCCCACAAACGCCAGAAACAGGTAACTCCCTGTATAGACgaccaataatttaggtcagATACAGAAAGGGAAATACCATACTACCCCTCCAAAGATATTGTAATCCTGAGTTGAAAATGTCTACCTATTTAACTGGACAACCCAACAACCCAAGCAGCATTATTCGTGAACATTTGCTCGGATGAAAACCTGCAGATTCTGTGTACTCGGGACTCCCATATCTAAATGAAATGTTAAGATTTCCAGGAACTCAGTAGTAGAACAATTGAAATGCAGTTCACTCACTCTTCCTTCCGGAATTGACGCTCGTGTCGTACTGGGATTGTGGGGGATCATTGATCCTGAATAAACAGAAACAAAGGTCAAAACATGAATTCGGAAGAAGTGACTTCTTGCACTGATACACCGAATGAGAATGGCTCCTACAGTTCCATCGGATACTCCATGGTTATTCCCTGAATCTGTTCCGGTTATGTGATGTCCGATTCCAGTCCTACTCGATCTTAACAACAGTGAGCATATTGGATTGCACGGCGATGGTGTTCTGGGCCTTCAGATCTCAGTTTTTCAGGGGAAAGTGACACATGTATCACTGAACGCTTCCGCTTTCGGAAAGATGTTCAAATTTCAGGAAAACAACGCCCACGTGAAAGTTTAATGCTGATTCTGTCCCCGGGTCACCCCTGATCTGTGGAATGTTTCCGGACTTGCTGATCAGTTTTAGGAGCTTTTGGGAAAtgagatgtaaaaaaaaaatggagaaaGGTGGAGCCGGAGCGGTCcccgttttttttttaatcaccaGGCGAGTGTCGAGAATTGACCAGCTGCAAGTTGATTGTTGTCGACAGGGTAATATTCAGTCAcatatggcaaagttacttcccttgggaggggagtttaggacaagaaaGCACGGGTTTAGGATCGAAGGccgtacatttagaacagaggtgcggagaaattactttagacaGACTCTGATAAATCTATGGAATATGTTGCGTCTGTGgaggtcttatggtctgatatgCGTTACCGCTCACCGAAAGGATGTCAGTGCCTGTTGAACCTCTCCACCCATGCACCGCTCGTGTTCCATTCCTGAGCCTTGCACATGAACCGTCAGCAAGTATTTATGTATTTCCTTCTCCAGCTTGTGTAATTTGCTTCATCCACCTGTCGCATCTCAAACTCGCATTAAAGCTTTTGGTATATCACTtttgcaaaaaaataaaaagaaaaagaaaacagaattctACCGCACCAATTAAAAGTAAAGGCTATATTAGGAGAAAGCATGCATATACCCGCCGGATTTCCTCGCGATCAACCATCCATTGACTCCGCCGATCAGGCCCATGCCAAGTAAACCAAGTACAATGCCCACGATTGCGCCAGAGCCGAGGGTGCAATTGCCATCTGTTTTTGCTGATAACACACAAGGGAAACATATATATATGTTTATATATCTTACATTCTGAGAACACGTCTTTATCACTGGCAAATTCATTTTCACAACAATTTGACTGAGTCAGTTTAGAGTCGCATATTGTGTCGCAAGGATTATTcccggaatgaaagggttaacatgcgaGGAACGTTTAATTGCTCTGGGTGTTTACTCGtttgaatttagaaggatggtggggggggggggatatcccATTGCAAATTTCCGAATGgaaccatagaaacataaaacattacagcacagaaaaaggcccttcggcccttctcgGCTCTGTggaaccattttcctgcctagtcccactgacctgcacctgcagCATATCCCTACATACacatctcatccatgtacctgtccaagtttctctAGAAGATTAAAATGAACCCTCATTTACCAGTTCACCTGTCAACTCAATCCACACTCCCACTATtcgctgtgtgaagaagctcattcttccaactggtccaaatccccctgcaagctttgaaaaccctccgcactgtccactacacctccaatctttgtatcattagtcaatttgctgatctaatttaccacattgtcatcgagatcattgatatagatgacaaataacaatggacacagcactgatccctgtggcacaccactagtcacaggcctccactcagagaagcaatcctccactaccactctctggcttctgccaTTGAgaaaatatctaatccaattcactacctctccatgtatacctagcgattgAATCTTTCTAAGTAACCTCCCATGTCAAAGGCATTACTGAAGTCTATGTagtcaacatccacagccttccattcatccactttcctggtaacttcctcgagaaACTCCAATAGATTGGTTTGAACATGACcgaccacgcacaaagccatctTGACTCTCCCTGGTAAGCCCCTGTCTATCGAAATACTTGTAAAGCCTTTCTATTAGTGATCCTTCAATTAATTTACCTGCTACtaacgtcaaacttaccggcctataatttctcgGATAACTTTTagaggctttttttttaaaacaacggGACAACAGGAACACCTCACCCGtcgataccgacattttaaatatatctgccaggaccCCTACAATTTCAACACAAGTCTCcatcaaggtccgagggaataccctgtcaggttctggggatttatctactctgatttgcctcaagacagcgagTACCTCCTCctgtttaatttgtataagttccaTGTCCTCACTACCTGTTTGCATTATTTCCAACGACTCCATcacagtttccttagtaaatagagatgtaaaaaaaaaacatttaagatctcccccatttcttttgtttccgtacatagccgaccactctgatcatcAAGCCGACCAATTTTTTATaatcctcaagcaccttatttcctCGCTGTTGCCTATATATGTtacacatctctctcttctttttcttcagagttccaatatctcaCGAGAACTAAGGTTCCTTATTATTATTCGTTtagcctttaaccctgacaggaacatacgaaCTCTGctgtctcaaaatttctcctttccagacctcccacttaccaacgacatcctttccagagaacaacctgtcccaatcttcgctttttagatcctttcttgcACTTTCAAGCACTGGCACACAGTACTTActacactgtgtgtcagacagagtggtcagtagcactggggctccacaggggactgtcctgtctcctgtTCTCTTcatcatctacacctcggacatcAACTACTGCAccgagtcttgccatcttcagaagttttctgatgacagtgccatagttggatgcatcagcaagggagacgaggctgagtacagggctgcggtgggaaactttgtttcATGgtacgagcagaatcatctgcagcttaatgtgaaaaagacgaaGGAGCTggcggtggacctgaggagggctaaggcaccggtgacccctgtttccatccaaagggtcagtgcgGACATGTTGGAAGGATTACGAGTGCCTGAGGATACAATTTAACAAAaatctggactggtcaaagaacactgaggctgtctacaagaagggtcagagtcgtctcaatttcctgaggagactgagtacCTTTAGCATCTGCTGGAAGATGCTGTGGATGgttacgagtctgtggtggccagtgctatcatttttgctgttgtgtgctggggcagcaggctgagggtagcagataccaacagaatcaacaaactcattcgtagggccagtgatgttgtgggggtggaactggactctctgacggtggtgtctgaaaagaggatgctgtccaagttgcatgccatcttggacagtgactcccatccactccataatgtactggttaggtataggagtacattcaaccagggactcattccaccgagatgtaacactgagcgtcataggaagtcattgctGCCTGTGGTCATCAAAATTTACAACTCGTCCCTCGGAGTgctggagttgtaaagtttgttgGAGTTTTtggagggtgtaacaaggatgttagacgagggtaagccagaggatgttgtatacctagattttcagaaggcattcgataatgtgccacataggagattagtgagtaaaatcagagctcatggcattgggtgcagggtttcaacatggatagaaaactggttggcagatagaaagcaaagggtagcagtgaatgggtgtttctcggactggctggaggtgactagtgggttaccacagggctctgtattgggaccacagctctttacgatttatgtcaatgatttagatgagggcattgaaaactatatcagcaagtttgctgacgatactaaactgggtggcagtgtgacatgcgaagaggacgttaggagaatacagggagacttggataggctgggtgagtgggcagatacttggcagatgtcattcaatgtgaataaatgtaaagttatccactttggaagcagaaacaagagggcagagtattgtctgaacggggtagagttaggtaagggagaaatgcaaagaaacCTAGGAGTTCTAGTTCACTAGTCAATGAacgtgaatgagcaagtgcaataggcaatgaagagggcaaatggaatgttggcctttgttacaaggggaattgagtacaagagcaaggatgtcctttttgcatttgtacagggccctggtgagaccacacctggaatattgtgtacagttttggtctccaggtttaaggaaggacattctggcaattgaggaagtgcagcgtagattcactaggttgattcctgggatggcagggctgtcttacgcagagagattggagagattgggcttgtccaagctggaattgaggagattgagaggggatctgattgaaacgtttaagataattaaaggatttgataggattgaggcaggaaatatgttccagatgttgggagagtccagtatcagagggcatggattgagaataagaggtcagttatttaaaacagagttgaggaagagcttcttctcccagagagttgtggaggtgtggaatgcactgcctcggaagacggtggaggccaattctctggatgctttcaagaaggagctagatagatatctgatggataggggaatcaagggaaatggggacaaggcagggactgggtattgatagtgaatgatcagccatgatctcagaatggcggtgcagacttgaggggccgaatggtctacttctgcacctattgtctattgtctattgagtgtCAGCCACTTTGAGCCAATAAGCTGgatctggacttatttccacttggcatttgAACGTCAGGTTTGACACTATATTTGAAACAACTGGACGCTCCGGTACAATTCTGACCTTCTCCGGCCTATCTACAAAATGAGAATACCTGTCGAGTAGAGTAAAATCCGATACAAATGATGGCTGCTGGTTACCTGTGTACTTGCAGTAAACCTCCACGTAGGTCTCTCCAGCGCTACTGCTGAAAGAGTTGCGGGCGATGCACTTGTACGTCCCGACGTCGTTTCTGTTCACTCTGATTATAGTCAGTTTCGCCCTGTCGGGAGATGTAAATATTCTAACGTTTTCCTGGATGGGTTGGTTGTCCTTGAACCATGTCCGTGTCTGAACAGAGCCCGACGCGACACATCTCAGTGCGACGGTATCGAGGTTTTCCAGGGGAGTGGAATTATTGGTCACCACGGCAACCCTAGTCACTGGCCCTGTAAATACAATTAAATTTCGAATGGAGTTACTCTTGGTTTCAGCGACATCATGTTCATAACATTTGGTTCGCCAACTCACGATCCCCGCCTCTGTCGCCATTCCTGTCTCTGATCCCCACGTGTTTCGATTTCAGATCAGATCGCGGACTGAATGAAACTCCGGCGGAGTTTCTAGCTTTACTGCTGTTTCTTAGTAACTTGGCTTTACTTTAATTGTCTTCTCGAATAAATGAGAATAAGCTGGTTTCCCCGTATACTCTGTCTTTTTACATCTTATTGCACCTACAAAATTCGTCCTATAATACTGTCGGCAACACTGAATCAAGGTTATAGCCGGGTGTTtgatgtccaaggatacatattgtatcgaaaggaccgGCAGGAGGACAAGCGGGTCGGGGTTGATGTGTTGGTGAAAAATGAAGttaaattattagaaagaggtgaaagtGGGTGGGAATGTATTAAACCAATGTGGAACAGCGAGGGTAAAATGTCCCTAATGGGAATTGCACGGAGACCGCCAGACAGACCAATGATGCGTCCTAAAACAACAACGtgtgatagaaaatgcatgtcaagtgggcaatgttacaataagtaaggAGGGACTTCAATAggaagatagattgggaaaatcaggttggtactggattccAGCTGGGTGATCTTGTAGAGTCCCTGCGAGCTGGTGTTTCAGGGCAGCTGGTGGTTGAGCCCAGTAGAGGATCATCTATTATCTACTATTATctattctggatttggtgttgagCAAAGATACAGAATTGAACAGAGACCtttagggaaaagaaaacaaagaacttCGGGAAAGTGTTTATAACGTGATCgaattcacattgaaatttgtgaaggagaagctgaagtcttaTGTGTCAGTATCACAATGGGGTCAATCGAATTACAGACCCGTGGGAcgggagttggccagaactgttGGGAAAAGAGacgatcattaaggatgaggtctcagggtacttgggggcagatgataaaataggctgcagtcaGCATGCTTCCCTcagggggaaatcttgcctgacaaatctgctggaatcgtttgaagaaataacaggcaggatagacaaaggataacCGGTCGATGTTGTGTTCgggaattttcagaaggccaggACAAGGTGCCATCCATGATACGAAGGCAGGAGGTGTtgaggataatgaggtgggttttcaaagcttgtagggagatttatgccggttagaagaatggcctgaacgttggcagatggagtttaatgctgagaagtgtgaggttctacatcaggggtgtcaaactcattttaggtcacgggccggattgggcaaaatgcagcttcatgcgggccggatcagtcgggcgcgggcgaacgcagctttcattgcctccgttttttcagcctgttctcatgtgtctcagtctctgctgtaactacaaagtgtttcacttcacaaattccgtttcttatgaagaagactgctgagcaagcagtcttttttatgattggtactaacttacaatcataggcttcatatcgccgggctattaataattaaaattatagatctatctaaaatgatctcgcgggccggatataattgtacgccgggccggatatggcccgcgggccttgggTTTGACACCTATGTTGTACATTTTgtcaggaataatccaaatggaacatacagggtaaatggtagggcattgaggaatgcagaggaacagagagatctaggaataacactgcatagttccctgaaggtggagtctcatgtagatagggtggtgaagaaggcttttggaacgctggcctttataaatcagagcattgagtacagaagttgggatgtaatgttaaaattgtacaaggcattggtaaggccaaatttgcaatattgtgtacagttctggtcaccgaattatcggaaagatatcaataaattagagagagagtgcagagacgatttactaggatgttacctgggtttcagcacttaagttacagagaaaggttgaacaagttaggtctctattcattggagcgtagaaggttgggaggggggatttgatcgaggtatttaaaattttgagacggatagatagagttgacgtgaataggctgtttccattgagagtaggggagattcaaacgagaggacatgatttgagagttagggggcagatgtttaagggaaacacgagggggtatttctttactcagagagtgatagctgtgtggaatgagcttcctgtagaagtagtagaggccagttcagttgtgtcatttaaggtaaaattggataggtatatggacaggaaaggagtggagggctatgggctgagtgcgggaaggtgggacgaggtgagattaagagttcggcacggactaggagggccggaatgtcctgtttctgtgctgtgattgttatatggttatgtggttaGATGGTTTTATAAGTGAGGCTGTTTTACAAGCTTAGAGTTAATGGTATTACATGGAAGATTCAGCAAGATAAAGTAGTGGCAGGTTGGCGAAAGCCAAAGCGTGAGCTTTCTCTACCtgtctgccagtgaccagtggtgttccctggtggtccgtgttggggccgatTATTTTCCTgtcacatgtcaatgatttggacgatggaattgATTGCACtcttgtaaagtttgcagacgacatgaACACACGTGGAGGGGCGTTTCGCATTGAGGATTTAGAGAGGCAGGTGTCGTAgaacggtcatgcactttgtttgaATAAATGGGAGATAAGACAGTGGAGGGAAAACACAGAGTATTGAAGTGCATtgcgacttgggagtccttgtgaaagATCCAGTGAAGGTTAATGTTCATGTTGATTTTCTgctcaggaaggcaaatgcaatgtcagcattcatttcaagtggacgaGATTATAAAAGCAACGATGTCATCTTTCAATTTTTAATCACCAATGCGGTATCACCCtgagtactgtgagcagattTATCCCATTTTTCTTGGAAATTCACTCATATGAGTCTATCATTGAATGATTTTCgtataaagagcatttgatggctttgc is a window from the Hypanus sabinus isolate sHypSab1 unplaced genomic scaffold, sHypSab1.hap1 scaffold_418, whole genome shotgun sequence genome containing:
- the LOC132388822 gene encoding carcinoembryonic antigen-related cell adhesion molecule 7-like, with the protein product MSGLAFAALVLCLHITAGESQQFTITVEHSQINVTAGGEALFSVRPSSNVSSGSWNFNGITIAQWIGQTEFVDNSYKPRAKIFISNGSLLLKSVSMSDSGEYRVNMVPTSGSMTSATVTLRVIGPVTRVAVVTNNSTPLENLDTVALRCVASGSVQTRTWFKDNQPIQENVRIFTSPDRAKLTIIRVNRNDVGTYKCIARNSFSSSAGETYVEVYCKYTAKTDGNCTLGSGAIVGIVLGLLGMGLIGGVNGWLIARKSGGYMHAFS